From the genome of Nakamurella flavida:
CGTGGACGTGCCAGCGCCCGCCGCCGCGGAGGGGGAGGAGGCCGGCGCGCCCGAGCAGGCGCCGGTCAGTGCGACCGGGGTGAGCCGGGGCCGGCGTCGGCACGGCCGCCGCGGCCAGCAGCTGCCCACCACGGTGAAGCCTGCCGCCGGGACCGCGGCGACGCAGGCCGGCAAGGGGTCGCTGGCCACCGGGATGGACGTGGCGCGCATCCACACCGCCCTGCTCGCCGGGCTGCTCTCGCACATCGGGTTGCGGCTGGAGCCGGGCCGGGAGTACCAGGGCACCCGCGGCACCAAGTTCGTCATCTGGCCGGGGTCCGCGCTGGCCAAGTCCGGCCCACGCCTGGTGGTGGCCGGTGAGCTGGTGGAGACCTCCCGGCTGTGGGGCCGGCTGGCCGCCCGGATCGAGCCGGAGTGGGTGGAGACGGTCGGCGGGGAGCTGTTGCGCCGCAACTACTCCGAGCCGCACTGGAGCGCCCGTCGCGGGGCCGTGGTGGCCAGCGAGAAGGTCACCCTGCTCGGCGTGACCCTGGTCGCGGCGCGCAGTGTGGCCTTCGACCGGATCGACCCCGAGCTCTGCCGGGAGCTGTTCATCCGGCACGCCCTGGTCGAGGGCGACTGGCAGACCCGTCACGCGTTCTTCGCCGCCAACCAGGCCGCGCTGGCCCAGGTGCAGGACTGGGAGGACCGGGTCCGGCGGCGCGACCTGGTCGACGACGAGGCCCTCTTCGCCTTCTACACCGCACGCATCCCGGCCGACGTCACCTCGGCCCGGCACTTCGACTCCTGGTGGAAGAAGGTCTCCCGGGAGGACCCCGGTCTGTTGACGGTCACCGCCGAGCAGCTCGTCGCGGCCGGGGCCGACGCGGTGGACCCGGCCGAGTTCCCCGACCGGTTCACCTCCGGCGGGGTCGATCTCGACCTGGACTACACCTTCGACCCCACGTCCGAGCAGGACGGGGTGGGTGTCACGATCCCGCTGGCCGTGCTGGCCCGGGTCGACGCGGGAACCTTCGACCAGCAGGTCCCGGGTCTGCGCCAGGAACTGGCCGTGGCCCTGCTGCGCACGCTGCCCAAGACGCTGCGCCGGTCGTTCGTCCCGGCGCCGGACTTCGCCCGGGCCGCGCTGGCCCACGCCGGCGGGGCGGCGGGTGCGTCCGGCTCGGCCGGGATGGCCGCCGAACTGGCCCGCGCCCTCACCGCGCTCACCTCCATCACCGTGCGGGCGTCCGACTTCGACGTGGAGAAGGTGCCCGCACACCTGCGGATGACGTTCACCGTCGTGGACGAGCGGGGCCGGGCGGTGGGCACCGGCAAGGACCTGGCCGGCCTGCAGCAGCAGCTGGCGGTGGACTCCCGGCAGGCGGTGGCCAAGGCGTCCGGCACCGTCGAACGCTCCGGGTTGACGGCGTTCCCGGCGGACGGGGTGCGGCAGAGCGTGACCAGTACCGTCGACGGGCACCGGATCACCGGCTACCCCGCCCTGGTCGACGACGGGGACAGCGTCAGCCTGCGGATGTTCACCTCCCGCGACGAGCAGCTCGCCGCGATGCGCGGCGGGGTGCGCCGACTGCTGGTGCTGCGCTCGCGGTCACCGCTGGCCCACCTGCGGTACGCGTTGACCCGCACCCAGCTGATGACCCTGGCCACCAGCCCGCACGGCAGCATGGGCGCACTGGTGCAGGACGCGGTGGAGGCGGCGGTCGACGCCCTGCTCGACTGGTCCGGCGGGCTGGCCTGGACGGTGGCGGACTTCGAGGTGCGGGCCACCCGCATCGCCGGTCAGCTCGACCGGGCCGTCACCGATGTACTCGCCGCCGGGGAGCAGATCCTGCGGGCCGCCAACGACGCGCAGGAGGCGATCGCCGCGGTGAAGGGCACCGCCCTGACCGAGCAGGTCGCCGATCTGCGTGCGGAACTGGCGCGGTTGGTGCACCCGCGGTTCCTGGCCGAGACCGGCGCCGCGGGGCTGCCCGACCGGTTGCGGCATGTCCAGGCCCTGGCCCGGCGGGCCACCCGGCTGCCGGAGAACCCGGGCCGGGACCGCGAGCGGATGGTGGAGATCGCCGAACTCCGCAGCGAGATCGACGCGGCCGCCGACCGGCTCGGTCCGCGGGGGCGGCCGGGGGTGGCCGCCGTGCGTCAGCTGCTGGAGGAGTACCGGGTCGCGGCGTTCGCGCAGCCGATGCGCACCGCGGTGCCGGTCAGTGCCAAGCGGATCCGCTCGGCACTGACCGATCTGCTCGCCGACTGAGCCGGTCGGCGGACCTGCTCAGTACCGCCCGGTCGCGGACGGCGACCCGGGCTGCTCGGGCAGCGTGGGCTCGACCGGGGTGGTGGGGGCGGGGCCGGCCGGCGGGGTCGGCGCCGGGGCGGGCACGGTCGGCTCCGGACCCGGGTCGGTGGGGGTGGGCTGCTGGGCCGTCGGGGCCGTGGGTGCCTGGTCTCCGGTGGTCTGCTCGGCCGCCGGGTCGGTGTCGCCCTTGAGCCGGTCGACCAGGCCGTGCAGCTTCTGCTCGATGGGGTCGGCCTTGTCGTGCCCGACCTTCCTGCCGACGACCTCGCCGACCTTGTCGATGCCGCTCTTCACCTGATCGGAATGCTCGGAGAGCAGCGACTGTGCCTTGTTCCGCAGTTCGTTGAAGTCGACCATGGTGCAGTCCTCTCCTCGTCGCCGAGCTCGTTCGCGGCGGTTGGGGCCACCCTAGGTGACCGCCCCCGGTGTCGTCATCGGAGCGTCACCCGTCGGGGCCGGGCGGGTCGCCCGAAGTGGTGAAGCCGGTCGACCCCGTGCAGCACATCTGACCGTGGGTCATGTCGTTTGACGCCCGGACCCGGACCCGGCGACGCTGCCCCGGTGGGATACATCGAGTTCGCCGGCATCGGCCAGTGGTTGCCCGACGGGCGGCCCCTGCTGGCCGACGTCTCCTTCCGGGTCGGGCAGGGCGTGGTGGCCGCGCTGATCGGCCCGAACGGCACGGGCAAGACCACGCTGCTGCGGATCGCGGCCGGGGAGATCCCCGCGGACGAGGGCGTGGTGACCTCGGCCGGGGAGCTCGGCGTGATGCCGCAGTTCATCGGGTCGGTGCGCGACGACTCCACCGTCCGCGACCTGCTGCTGACGGTGACCCCGGGCCCGGTGCGGGAGGCCGCCGCCGCGTTGGACGCCGCGGAGCTGGCCATGATGGCCGACGACAGCGACGCGGTGGCGATGACGTACGCGCAGGCGTTGGCCGACTGGGGCGACGTCGGCGGCTACGACTGGGAGACCCGGTTCGATGTCGCCACCGTGGCCGCCCTGGGTGTCCCCTACGACCGGGCGAAGTTTCGGGCGGTCACCAGCCTGTCCGGCGGTGAGCAGAAGCGGGTGGTGCTGGAGCTGCTGCTCGACGGGCCGGCGCAGGTGCTGCTGCTGGACGAGCCGGACAACTATCTCGACGTGCCCGGCAAGCAGTGGCTGGAGCGGCGACTCGCCCAGGTCGGGGAGTCCGGGCGGAGCGTGCTGTTCGTCTCGCACGACCGCGAGCTGCTGGCCGCGGCCGCGACCCGCATCGTCACCCTGGAGCCGGGAGCCGCCGGCGCGACGTCGTGGGTGCACGGCGGTTCCTTCACCGGCTACGTCACCGCCCGCGACGAGCGGAACTCCCGGCTGGAGGAGCTGCGGCGGCGGTGGGACGAGGAGCGGGCCAAGCTCGTCGCCCTGGTGCTGATGTACAAGACCAAGGCCGCCTTCAACGACGGGCTCGCCTCCCGGTACGCGGCGGCGCAGACCCGGCTGGCCCGGTTCGAGTCGGCGGGCCCGCCGCAGGCCGTGCCGATGGTGCAGTCGGTGACGATGCGGCTGCGCGGCGGGCGCACCGCGAAGCGCGCGGTGGTCGCGGAGGGCCTGGGGCTGACCGGGCTGATGGATCCGTTCGATCTCGAGGTGTTCTACGGCGACCGGCT
Proteins encoded in this window:
- a CDS encoding antitoxin; its protein translation is MVDFNELRNKAQSLLSEHSDQVKSGIDKVGEVVGRKVGHDKADPIEQKLHGLVDRLKGDTDPAAEQTTGDQAPTAPTAQQPTPTDPGPEPTVPAPAPTPPAGPAPTTPVEPTLPEQPGSPSATGRY
- a CDS encoding DUF3418 domain-containing protein is translated as MATVTAPPDLTGLSIADERRLGRRWQRLSGLRDPARRDREQNQLLGQTEAARNKMVRRRAAVPALNFPPELPVSERVDDLAAAIAEHQVVIVAGETGSGKSTQLPKVCLQLGRGVRGTIGHTQPRRIAARALAERIAEETGTELGGAIGYTVRFGDHTGPDTLVKLMTDGILLAEIGRDPDLLAYDTIILDEAHERSLTIDFLLGYLVRLLPRRPDLKVIITSATIDPERFSRHFGDAPIIEVSGRTYPVEIRYRPWGLDAEDAGDGDDPDDLADDLAEVPGDPDRPAPVRTRARSAARPAGQDRAAQPDQAQAICAAVDELEAQRDGDILVFLSGEREITDTAEVLRGHLAGRPGRYEVLPLYGRLSAAEQHKVFSAHTGRRIVLSTNVAETSLTVPGIRFVIDPGTARISRYSSRTKVQRLPIEPISQASAGQRAGRCGRVADGICIRLYSEEDFLGRPEFTDPEIARTSLASVILQMASLDLGDIADFPFLDPPDRRQITDGITVLTELGALETGGDRVLLTPTGRSLAALPVDPRLARMIVEGDRRGCLAELLVIVSALSIVDVREYPLEDREKATASHSRFVEPHSDFLSLVNLWRYLGEQGNTLSGNAFRRMCKQEYLHYLRIREWQDLHSQLRQIARGLGMDVEASARIVDVPAPAAAEGEEAGAPEQAPVSATGVSRGRRRHGRRGQQLPTTVKPAAGTAATQAGKGSLATGMDVARIHTALLAGLLSHIGLRLEPGREYQGTRGTKFVIWPGSALAKSGPRLVVAGELVETSRLWGRLAARIEPEWVETVGGELLRRNYSEPHWSARRGAVVASEKVTLLGVTLVAARSVAFDRIDPELCRELFIRHALVEGDWQTRHAFFAANQAALAQVQDWEDRVRRRDLVDDEALFAFYTARIPADVTSARHFDSWWKKVSREDPGLLTVTAEQLVAAGADAVDPAEFPDRFTSGGVDLDLDYTFDPTSEQDGVGVTIPLAVLARVDAGTFDQQVPGLRQELAVALLRTLPKTLRRSFVPAPDFARAALAHAGGAAGASGSAGMAAELARALTALTSITVRASDFDVEKVPAHLRMTFTVVDERGRAVGTGKDLAGLQQQLAVDSRQAVAKASGTVERSGLTAFPADGVRQSVTSTVDGHRITGYPALVDDGDSVSLRMFTSRDEQLAAMRGGVRRLLVLRSRSPLAHLRYALTRTQLMTLATSPHGSMGALVQDAVEAAVDALLDWSGGLAWTVADFEVRATRIAGQLDRAVTDVLAAGEQILRAANDAQEAIAAVKGTALTEQVADLRAELARLVHPRFLAETGAAGLPDRLRHVQALARRATRLPENPGRDRERMVEIAELRSEIDAAADRLGPRGRPGVAAVRQLLEEYRVAAFAQPMRTAVPVSAKRIRSALTDLLAD
- a CDS encoding ABC-F family ATP-binding cassette domain-containing protein encodes the protein MGYIEFAGIGQWLPDGRPLLADVSFRVGQGVVAALIGPNGTGKTTLLRIAAGEIPADEGVVTSAGELGVMPQFIGSVRDDSTVRDLLLTVTPGPVREAAAALDAAELAMMADDSDAVAMTYAQALADWGDVGGYDWETRFDVATVAALGVPYDRAKFRAVTSLSGGEQKRVVLELLLDGPAQVLLLDEPDNYLDVPGKQWLERRLAQVGESGRSVLFVSHDRELLAAAATRIVTLEPGAAGATSWVHGGSFTGYVTARDERNSRLEELRRRWDEERAKLVALVLMYKTKAAFNDGLASRYAAAQTRLARFESAGPPQAVPMVQSVTMRLRGGRTAKRAVVAEGLGLTGLMDPFDLEVFYGDRLAVLGSNGSGKSHFLRLLAAGGSDPDPAATPVGAADLAPVAHTGTVALGSRVRPGYFRQTHAHPELHGRTLLEILHHGDDDRAGMGREQAARALDRYGLARAGEQTYQTLSGGQQARLQILLLELSGATLLLLDEPTDNLDLHSAQSLEAALAAFDGSVIAITHDRAFARTFDAFLVFGADGSVVVSDQPVWDVQRVRRAR